Genomic window (Streptomyces sp. NBC_00078):
ATCACGGGCATCAGCCAGTGGCAGGCGCTGGGGCAGCTCGGCGAGGAGATCGGCGTCGAGGAGCTGAAGGACCTGTCGGCGTCGCTCGCCCTGGTCGCCGACGACGGCGCGAAGGTACGCGAGTCCCTCGCCTCCCGCGCCGAGACCATGCGGCACCGCGAACTCGCCGAGATCGAGGGCGGCGCGGGCGAGAAGTCGCAGTCGATGCTCGTGGCGCAGCTGCTGCTGTGCGCCGGCTTCCTGGTGTTCCTGATCTTTCCGGCGGCGATGCGGGTGTTCCAGGTGGCATGACGCGCGCTTTGACCGACCACCAGCCGACGAACTGCTTCTGAGAGGACAACTCCCCATGAACAAACGGAACTTCACCACCGGCATCCCGCCCGTGGACTTCCTTGTCACCTTCCTGCGGGGGCGGGTCCAGCGGGCCCGCTCGGGTGAGCTGGACCGCGGGGCTTCCGCCGTGGAGTGGGTCATCATCTCGGCGGTCGTCGTGGCGATCGTCGGCGTGGTGGCCGCGATCATCAACGCCGCGCTGACCGACGGCGCCAACAAGGTGGGCGACTGCATCAAGGGCGCCAGCGCGTCCAAGACCTGCTGAGCGTTCGTACAGATTCAACGGACTCAACAGATTCAACGGGGTTGTCGGTGCGCGTTCGTCGCTGGATACGCCGCCGGGTGGAGGCCGCTTCCGCCCGCGGTGACTCCGGCATGACCGCGATCGAGTTCGTGTTTCTCACGCCGGTCCTGTTCTTCATGATCTTCGCGACGGTGCAGTTCGCGTTGTACTTCTTCGCCGACCACGTGGCCCAGGCGGCGGCCCAGGCGGGCGCCCGCAAGGCGCGTGCCACGGCGCACGACCAGCCCGGGGCCTGGCGGGGCGAGGCGAAGGACGTAGTCGACAGCTACATCAGCCAGCTGGGTCCGCAGCTGGTGCTGTCGCCGGACGTCACGATGCTGCAGCCGGAGCAGAACACGGTCGGCGTGGAGATCTCGGCGCGGGTGCCGACGGTGTTCCCGGGGCTGGATCTGACGGTGCACGCGCAGTCGGAGGGGCCGGTGGAGAGGTTCGTGCGAGATGAGGGAAACGGATGAGGTTCCCTGCCCGCTCTCACGCGTCTGCTTGGTCTGTCGCCTCTGCTTGGCGGGACCGCTTCTCCCGACTGCGGGACGACCGGGGGCTGTCCACCGTCGAGGTCGTGATCCTCGCCCCGGTGATGATCCTGTTCATCCTGGTGCTGGTGGCCTTCGGACAACTCGTGGACGGCCGCGGCGCGCTCGACGGGGCAGCGCGGGACGCGGCCCGCGCGGGCTCGATCCAGAAGGACCACGCGACGGCGATGGCCGAGGCCAAGAAGGCGGCGGAGGCTGACCTCACGGACGTCTGCTCGGGCCCGGTGTCCGTCGTACAGACCAGCCAGGGCTTCAAGCCGGACACCATCTTCACGGTCGAGGTCAGCTGCAGGATCCGAGGCCTGGCGATGCTCGGCCTGGACGTCCCGACGACACTGTCGGCGAGCTTCAGCTCCCCGCTGGACCCGTTCCGGAGGACGGCGTGATCGGCGCGATCGGTGTGCGGGACTTCGTGCGCGCGTGGCTGTCCTCCCGCCGCGCCCGCCTGGACGACCGTGGCTCGGGCGCCGGCGCGGTCATCATCTTCGCGCTCGTCTTCCTCTCCCTGGCGGCCTTCGTCATCGACGGCGGCATGTCCATCTCCAAGCGGGAGCGCGCGGCGGACATCGCCGAACAGGCGGCCCGTTACGCCGCCCAGGACATCGACCGTGATGCCCTCTACGAGAACGCGGGCGGCGCCGCCCCGATCAAGTACCAGGACTGCGACGCCCGCGTGAAGGCCTTCGCCCGGCAGATGGACATGTCCGGCGCGGACGTCGCGGCGACCCACTGCGTGGCGGCCGACGCCGAACAGGTCCAGGTCGAGGTGCAGCTGACGTATGCGCCCGTCTTCACCGGGATGTTCTACGGCGGTGACGTGGTCGTCCACGGACAGGCGGTGGCTCACAACGAGGTCGGCTGAGCCTGCCCCTTCGACGTCGCACATACGAGTTCATAAGATCTCTGTAGCCTCAATACATCTCACACAACCTCACAGATCCCATCTGTCCGCCCCGCTACCCAAGGACACCCGCCATGCCGCGAACGCCCCAGCCCGTGCACATCCGGCGGCGTACCTTCGGGGACTTCGTCAAGGCGTTCTTCGCGTTCGTCGCGCTGCTCGTCCTGGTCGTGGGCGTGCCGGGCGCGCTGGCGGTGTCCGTGGGGTGGCCGCTGCCGAGCAGGTTCGAGCCGGTGCAGTGGCTGCAGAACCCGATCACCGTCGGGACCTTCCTGCACATCTTGACCGTGCTCGTCTGGCTCGCCTGGGCCCAGTTCACCGCCTGCGTCCTCGTCGAGGTCAAGGCCGCGCTCTCCGGAGTCGGCATCCCCGGGCGCGTTCCCGGCGCCGGCCCCAGCCAGCTGCTCGCCCGGCAGCTCGTCGCCGCGCTGCTGCTGGTTGGCGCCACCGCGGCCAGCCTCACACCGGGGCTGTCCCAGTTCGGGCACAGCCTGGAGGGGAACCAGAAGCCCACGGTCGCGGCCGCCCAGCAGACCCCCGGACTCTTCGCCCAGCAGCAGGAGCAGACTGCAGGCACAGCCGATGCCCTCGCCGAGCAGGCATCCCATGCCGCAGCACAGGCGGACAGCGGCAGCAGTGGTACCGCCAAGCACGGCGAGACGAAGTACTACCGCATCCAGCCGCCCGAGGGGCGTCACCACGACACCCTCTGGGAGGTCGCCCAGCGCCACCTCGGTGACGGGCGCCGGTACAAGGAGATCTACCAGCTCAACAAGGACCGGATCCAGGCGGACGGCTCCAAACTGTCCGAGGCCAGTCTGATCCGGCCCGGGTGGATCATGGAGATGCCGGGCGACGCGCACGGCGGCGAACTCGTCGAGATGCCCGACGCTCACGCCCAGGTGTCGCACGAAGTGCAGCAGCAGATCCACGACTACGCCAAGACCGGGGACCATGCGCAGGACCGTGGCGACCGGGACACCCAGCAGTTCGCCGTGCCTGAGCAGCGGCTTGCCCCTCACGAGCAGCACCACCAGCACGCCACCCCGGCCGCCTCCGCCTCCTCGGAGTCCGGCACCCAATCCTTCGGCCTCCCCGAAGCCCTTCTTGCCGCTCCCCTCCTCGCCGCCGGGCTCCTCGGGGCCCTCGGTCGCCGGCGCCGGCAGGCGCTGTGGCAGTCGGCGTTCGGGGCGGTCGGAGGGCGGCGCGGAATGGAGCCGCCCACGCCGACTGGGGCGGCCGCCGAGGCCGAGGACGCGCTTCTGGTCGGCGCCGACCCCGAAGGCGTACGGCTGCTCGACCGGTCCCTGCGCGGACTGGCCGCGTCCCTCGCCGCCGAGTCGCG
Coding sequences:
- a CDS encoding TadE family protein, with translation MSVRVRRWIRRRVEAASARGDSGMTAIEFVFLTPVLFFMIFATVQFALYFFADHVAQAAAQAGARKARATAHDQPGAWRGEAKDVVDSYISQLGPQLVLSPDVTMLQPEQNTVGVEISARVPTVFPGLDLTVHAQSEGPVERFVRDEGNG
- a CDS encoding TadE/TadG family type IV pilus assembly protein, whose product is MRFPARSHASAWSVASAWRDRFSRLRDDRGLSTVEVVILAPVMILFILVLVAFGQLVDGRGALDGAARDAARAGSIQKDHATAMAEAKKAAEADLTDVCSGPVSVVQTSQGFKPDTIFTVEVSCRIRGLAMLGLDVPTTLSASFSSPLDPFRRTA
- a CDS encoding TadE/TadG family type IV pilus assembly protein, whose product is MRDFVRAWLSSRRARLDDRGSGAGAVIIFALVFLSLAAFVIDGGMSISKRERAADIAEQAARYAAQDIDRDALYENAGGAAPIKYQDCDARVKAFARQMDMSGADVAATHCVAADAEQVQVEVQLTYAPVFTGMFYGGDVVVHGQAVAHNEVG